The Sphingobium aromaticiconvertens genome has a segment encoding these proteins:
- a CDS encoding nuclear transport factor 2 family protein: protein MTGALDRLMALEDIRQLKARYCRCVDTKDWAGLASVFAPDAIFHHRFGGSVRDPWTGQWKPPLPEPRISHGRAAIVARIRSVVENIHTLHQCHMPEIALIDIFNARGVWAMSDELRDRDGQLILRGAGHYHESYVSSPSGWVIATAELRRLSIVRGDGHPD from the coding sequence ATGACCGGTGCGTTGGATCGGCTGATGGCGCTGGAGGATATTCGCCAGCTAAAGGCGCGCTATTGCCGCTGCGTCGACACGAAGGATTGGGCGGGGCTGGCCTCCGTCTTCGCGCCCGATGCGATTTTTCATCACCGGTTCGGCGGATCGGTACGTGATCCATGGACCGGGCAATGGAAGCCGCCCCTGCCGGAACCGCGCATCAGCCACGGTCGTGCGGCGATCGTCGCGCGCATCCGCAGCGTCGTGGAAAATATCCACACACTGCATCAGTGCCATATGCCCGAGATCGCGCTGATCGACATTTTCAATGCGCGTGGCGTCTGGGCGATGTCCGATGAATTGCGCGATCGTGACGGGCAACTGATCCTGCGCGGGGCGGGCCATTATCATGAAAGCTATGTGTCATCACCGTCTGGTTGGGTAATCGCGACGGCGGAACTGCGCCGGTTGTCGATCGTCCGTGGCGACGGACATCCTGATTAG
- a CDS encoding thiolase C-terminal domain-containing protein — translation MMSKLRGAAAVVGIGQTPYYKRGASPHPEIKLALQAIVGACEDAGIDPTDVDGFISYASERNDAQKLMSALGTKEVRFASLAWIHGGGIPGALSIAAMAVATGQANAVVVYRSMAESSTQRLRVMVAQGDTAAQYLVNGLESPAQILALRSQRMIEKHGVPRDTLKAMARATYYHARNNPRAYGRNTVLDDETYDNARLISEPYNLFDCSRENDGACAVLVVSAERARDLPRKPAYILSAPMGTLNGGGALEENIRPYSFAGQVGVATRMWAESGYGPKDVDVAQIYQNMTGMGVGSLIDHGFCTTENAGEFITFDNLIVPGGSLPVNTSGGDLAEGFIHGMGLVAEAVRQIRGDSVNQVPGAKLSLMTGGPGDTMSSTGLLGSEETL, via the coding sequence ATGATGTCGAAGTTGCGCGGCGCAGCCGCCGTGGTCGGGATCGGCCAGACGCCCTATTATAAGCGCGGAGCCTCTCCCCATCCAGAGATCAAGCTGGCGTTGCAGGCCATTGTCGGTGCATGCGAGGATGCCGGGATCGACCCCACGGATGTCGACGGCTTCATTTCCTACGCTTCTGAACGCAACGACGCGCAGAAATTAATGTCCGCCCTGGGCACGAAGGAAGTTCGCTTCGCCTCGCTCGCCTGGATTCATGGCGGCGGCATTCCCGGTGCGCTCAGCATCGCGGCCATGGCCGTCGCCACCGGGCAGGCCAATGCGGTCGTGGTGTATCGGTCGATGGCCGAAAGCAGCACCCAGCGGCTGCGCGTCATGGTGGCGCAGGGCGACACGGCGGCGCAATATCTGGTGAACGGCCTGGAATCGCCGGCACAGATCCTGGCTCTGCGCAGCCAGCGCATGATCGAAAAGCATGGCGTTCCGCGCGATACGCTCAAGGCGATGGCCCGGGCGACCTATTATCATGCGCGCAACAATCCCCGCGCCTATGGCCGCAATACGGTGCTGGACGACGAAACCTACGACAATGCCCGACTGATCTCCGAGCCTTATAATCTGTTCGATTGCTCGCGTGAGAATGACGGCGCGTGCGCGGTGTTGGTGGTGTCCGCCGAGCGCGCACGAGACCTGCCCCGGAAGCCGGCCTATATCCTCTCCGCGCCGATGGGCACATTGAATGGTGGCGGCGCGCTGGAAGAGAATATCCGGCCCTACAGCTTTGCCGGACAAGTCGGCGTCGCGACCCGGATGTGGGCCGAATCCGGCTATGGCCCGAAAGACGTCGATGTCGCGCAAATCTATCAGAACATGACCGGCATGGGGGTCGGCTCGCTGATCGACCATGGATTCTGCACGACGGAGAATGCCGGTGAGTTCATCACCTTCGACAATCTGATCGTGCCGGGCGGGTCGCTGCCGGTGAACACGTCGGGCGGCGATTTGGCGGAAGGGTTTATTCACGGCATGGGACTGGTCGCCGAAGCCGTCCGGCAGATACGGGGCGATTCCGTCAATCAGGTTCCGGGCGCGAAATTGTCGCTGATGACGGGCGGCCCCGGCGATACGATGAGCAGCACTGGCCTGCTTGGTAGCGAAGAGACATTATGA
- a CDS encoding MFS transporter — MSDSEHVGEAGASTTGAGWRNWLIAALLATCYTFSYIDRQIISLLIEPIKRALDISDTQFGLMQGISFSFFYVAASLPLAWLADRTRRSRLISACVTFWSVMTMACAFAGNFWQMLAARIGIAAGESGLPPAALSTLADRFDNRRLATATSMFMLAPFLGGGFALAGGGALYAAIGRWDRSSLPILSGLDDWQWVFLIVGAPGLIAALLLLLIHDRRPSGHAQRKGFGELMLFFRQEWRVAGVYCMAMGVLMTVLSSYVTWLPAAIMRSKGVDEATMGTLFGPIYLVAGAGGTISAGVLISLRGGADPVRAILRYMMLMLALMWPIGTFGLLGSSFQLELALMGVALFLLSSVTSLSSLPFQYVTPPHLRAQALAVMSAVAAMFGTGLGPVLAGFISDSLTFVDHPMSVSLSIITAVVLPCVFAMLAFTMRYHARSRLDLRFRA; from the coding sequence GTGAGCGATAGCGAACATGTGGGTGAGGCCGGGGCGTCGACGACGGGCGCTGGTTGGCGCAACTGGCTTATCGCGGCGCTTTTGGCGACTTGTTACACCTTTTCCTATATCGACCGGCAGATCATCAGTCTGCTGATCGAACCCATCAAGCGCGCACTCGATATTTCCGACACGCAGTTCGGACTGATGCAGGGCATCAGCTTTTCCTTCTTCTATGTCGCGGCATCGTTGCCGCTCGCCTGGCTGGCCGACCGGACCCGGCGCTCGCGGCTGATCAGTGCCTGCGTCACCTTCTGGAGCGTGATGACCATGGCCTGCGCCTTTGCCGGTAATTTCTGGCAGATGCTGGCGGCGCGGATCGGCATCGCGGCCGGCGAATCCGGGCTGCCGCCAGCAGCCCTTTCGACGCTCGCTGATCGGTTCGACAACCGCCGGCTTGCCACCGCGACCTCGATGTTCATGCTTGCACCCTTTCTGGGTGGCGGTTTCGCCCTAGCAGGTGGCGGGGCGCTCTATGCCGCCATTGGCCGATGGGATCGTTCCAGCCTGCCGATCCTGTCCGGTCTGGATGACTGGCAATGGGTATTCCTGATCGTCGGTGCACCCGGCCTGATCGCGGCGCTACTGTTACTGCTGATCCATGACAGACGCCCGTCCGGCCACGCGCAGCGGAAGGGCTTTGGTGAATTGATGCTGTTCTTCCGGCAGGAATGGCGGGTGGCCGGGGTCTATTGCATGGCCATGGGCGTGTTGATGACGGTGCTCAGCAGTTATGTCACATGGCTACCCGCAGCGATCATGCGATCGAAGGGCGTGGATGAAGCCACCATGGGCACGTTGTTCGGTCCGATCTATCTGGTCGCCGGTGCGGGCGGCACGATCTCTGCGGGTGTCCTCATCAGCCTGCGCGGGGGGGCTGACCCGGTGCGGGCGATCTTGCGCTATATGATGCTGATGCTGGCGCTGATGTGGCCGATCGGGACGTTCGGGCTGCTCGGTTCATCCTTCCAGCTCGAACTGGCGCTGATGGGGGTTGCGCTGTTCCTGCTGAGTTCGGTCACCAGCCTGTCCTCCTTGCCCTTTCAATATGTGACGCCCCCTCATCTGCGCGCGCAGGCGCTGGCGGTGATGTCGGCGGTGGCGGCCATGTTCGGAACGGGGTTGGGACCAGTGCTGGCCGGTTTCATCAGTGACAGCCTGACCTTTGTCGATCACCCGATGTCGGTGTCGTTATCGATCATTACGGCCGTGGTGCTGCCCTGTGTTTTCGCCATGCTGGCCTTTACCATGCGGTATCACGCCCGCAGCCGGCTCGACCTGAGGTTCCGGGCATGA
- a CDS encoding cytochrome P450: MQQTILADLDIHAPDAREGAETIWARMREADGLAFMPGYGGFHAVARHDDLMTALLDPRLFASGGGITVPAPDGVRSPHIPAEIDPPFHRSYRALLTPYLTPQKVREREPSVRRLVTGLLDGIGDDLRFDFVERVARPLPVLGTIDLLGLPVEDAMLLDGLVVELHEEVATGVRTGAAQKLTDYVEHVITRRQPQASDARADLLSSILLGTVDGRALTLDEQVSMIRLFLIGGFDTTAIALATAIWWLAEHPADIARLRADPALIDSMIEDVVRFASPSTYLRRTVTAPVELGGTQLQAGDQLLLAFGAANRDPVRFDRPDDIVLDRSPNPHLGFGAGHHRCVGSFFAKLEMRVAVQEILARYAHFRLDPDQPCRMGSGLNQGITFLPMVFERPR, from the coding sequence ATGCAGCAGACGATATTGGCGGACCTCGACATTCACGCGCCCGACGCGCGCGAGGGCGCGGAAACGATATGGGCGCGAATGCGCGAGGCGGACGGGCTGGCCTTCATGCCGGGCTATGGCGGTTTTCATGCGGTCGCGCGCCATGACGACCTGATGACCGCGCTGCTTGACCCCCGCCTGTTCGCGTCGGGCGGCGGCATTACCGTTCCCGCCCCCGACGGCGTCCGCAGCCCCCATATCCCTGCCGAGATCGACCCGCCTTTTCATCGCAGCTATCGCGCCCTGCTGACACCGTATCTGACGCCCCAGAAAGTGCGCGAGCGTGAACCATCGGTCCGGCGGCTCGTCACCGGCCTGCTCGACGGCATCGGCGACGACCTGCGATTCGATTTCGTCGAGCGGGTCGCCCGCCCCCTGCCCGTCCTGGGTACGATCGACCTGCTGGGCCTGCCGGTGGAGGACGCCATGTTGCTCGACGGGCTGGTGGTCGAACTGCATGAGGAAGTGGCGACGGGCGTACGGACCGGCGCCGCGCAGAAGCTGACCGACTATGTCGAACATGTCATTACCCGCCGCCAGCCACAAGCGAGCGATGCCAGAGCCGACCTGCTTTCCTCGATCCTGTTGGGGACGGTCGATGGGCGCGCATTGACGCTGGACGAACAGGTTTCGATGATCCGGCTGTTCCTGATCGGCGGGTTCGACACCACCGCGATCGCCCTGGCGACGGCGATCTGGTGGCTCGCCGAACATCCCGCCGACATAGCGCGCCTTCGCGCCGACCCTGCCCTGATCGACAGCATGATCGAGGATGTCGTGCGCTTCGCGTCGCCCTCCACCTATTTGCGGCGCACGGTCACGGCGCCGGTCGAACTGGGTGGCACGCAATTACAGGCGGGGGACCAGTTGCTGCTGGCCTTTGGCGCCGCCAACCGCGATCCGGTCCGGTTCGACCGGCCCGATGATATCGTCCTTGATCGTTCCCCCAATCCCCATCTGGGTTTTGGCGCAGGACATCATCGCTGTGTCGGGTCCTTCTTCGCCAAGCTGGAAATGCGGGTGGCGGTGCAGGAAATACTGGCTCGCTACGCGCATTTTCGGCTCGATCCCGATCAACCCTGCCGGATGGGCTCCGGCCTCAATCAGGGCATCACCTTTCTGCCCATGGTTTTTGAGCGCCCTCGCTGA
- a CDS encoding class I adenylate-forming enzyme family protein → MSFTVASALKWWARDIPDTIALSVDGDAVSYAQIHDWSARVGHHLLKSGVRPGDRIMIVSLNSLPYALLILAMARIGAIGTPLTFRSSAAEIAEAVANFDPAFLFTDNDREAVAIDALGDHRTGILRNLSEITALREGERHDLPLMADENAPMFVIATSGSTAKSKGVVQTQRGVMTYACEFAVMEPRCGKGARFLSLGPFSSQSGYLLLLQFLATGVSIYMETKFEPERALRLLVEKQITMFLAVPIFFERMAALPAFAEADLSHLYFGQIAGARVKLSLLKAWRDKGVILRQAYGCTEAGGGWAARDDTAVITPEKCGRGGLFNEFAIAGEDGELAPPGTVGEILFRGSSLMGGYWNNAQATADALKDGWFHTGDLGHVDEFGNVTFVDRLKDIIISGGLNISAAEIEKVIAEVDGVEEVAVIAANDDMFGETPMAVIHGDKAKLSIADIIAHCDSALASYKVPRYVTLEDEPLPRLPSGKISKPAIRAQYHDAAARLERVR, encoded by the coding sequence ATGTCATTCACCGTTGCCAGCGCTCTCAAATGGTGGGCGCGTGATATCCCGGACACTATTGCCCTCAGCGTCGATGGCGATGCGGTCAGCTATGCACAAATCCATGACTGGTCCGCCCGTGTCGGTCATCATCTGCTGAAAAGCGGCGTGCGCCCCGGCGACCGGATCATGATCGTGTCGCTCAATTCGCTGCCCTATGCCCTCCTGATTCTGGCGATGGCGCGGATCGGCGCGATCGGCACGCCCTTGACCTTCCGCTCCAGCGCGGCGGAGATCGCCGAGGCGGTCGCGAATTTCGATCCGGCCTTCCTCTTCACCGACAATGATCGCGAAGCCGTCGCCATCGACGCGCTGGGCGATCACCGCACCGGCATATTGCGCAACCTGAGCGAGATCACCGCGTTGCGCGAGGGCGAGCGGCACGACCTGCCGCTGATGGCGGACGAAAATGCGCCGATGTTCGTCATCGCCACCAGCGGATCGACCGCCAAGTCCAAAGGCGTGGTCCAGACCCAGCGCGGGGTCATGACCTATGCCTGCGAATTTGCGGTGATGGAACCGCGCTGCGGCAAGGGCGCGCGCTTTCTCTCGCTCGGGCCGTTCAGTTCGCAGTCGGGCTATCTGTTGTTGCTGCAATTCCTGGCCACCGGCGTCAGCATCTATATGGAAACCAAGTTCGAACCGGAGCGCGCTCTGCGCCTGCTGGTTGAAAAGCAGATCACCATGTTTCTGGCCGTGCCGATCTTTTTCGAGCGGATGGCGGCCCTGCCCGCCTTTGCCGAAGCGGACCTTTCCCACCTTTATTTCGGCCAGATCGCTGGCGCGCGGGTGAAATTGTCGCTGCTCAAGGCATGGCGCGACAAAGGGGTTATCCTGCGGCAGGCCTATGGCTGCACCGAAGCGGGGGGCGGCTGGGCGGCGCGAGACGATACCGCCGTCATCACGCCCGAAAAATGTGGCCGTGGCGGCCTGTTCAACGAATTCGCCATCGCTGGCGAGGATGGCGAACTGGCGCCGCCCGGAACCGTCGGCGAGATCCTGTTCCGGGGCTCCTCGCTGATGGGCGGCTACTGGAACAATGCACAAGCGACCGCCGACGCGCTCAAGGACGGGTGGTTCCACACCGGCGACCTTGGGCATGTCGACGAATTCGGCAATGTGACCTTTGTCGACCGGCTGAAGGACATCATCATTTCAGGCGGCCTCAACATTTCGGCGGCCGAGATTGAAAAGGTGATTGCCGAAGTGGACGGCGTGGAGGAAGTCGCCGTCATCGCGGCGAATGATGACATGTTCGGCGAGACGCCCATGGCCGTTATCCATGGCGACAAGGCCAAGCTGTCGATTGCCGATATCATCGCCCACTGCGACAGTGCGCTCGCGAGCTACAAAGTGCCACGCTATGTGACGCTGGAAGATGAGCCGCTGCCTCGCCTCCCCTCCGGCAAGATATCGAAGCCCGCGATTCGCGCGCAATATCATGATGCAGCGGCACGACTAGAGCGCGTGCGCTAA
- a CDS encoding acetyl-CoA C-acetyltransferase codes for MEEVWIIDAVRTPRGIGKVGAGALADIHPQRLLSTLLIALQQRNDLNTADVEDVIAGVNTQQGKQGLNLARMATLDAGYDQRVPGFSLDRFCGSGLTALNLGAMGIMSGVQNVVITGGVESMSHARTLSREFMMDSGNLALRKRIPQPHQGIAADLIATLEGIGRAELDALALLSQQRADMAIREGRFAKSLIPVLNDAGEVALDREQYPRPQTTAEALAKLKPAFPDFFDRVVDEEGNSFGSLLRLAYPDVDINYVHTAATSSGVVDGAGALLLTSPAYARAHGLKPRARIRALTTVGDDPTLMLNGPVPATRQALAQAGMEIGDIDLFEVNEAFAVVPLKFMRDLNVDQDKVNVNGGAMALGHPIGATGAILAGTLLDEMERRNLSTGLATMCAAGGLAPATIIERI; via the coding sequence TTGGAAGAGGTCTGGATTATCGATGCCGTGCGTACTCCGCGGGGCATCGGCAAAGTCGGCGCCGGTGCACTGGCCGACATCCATCCGCAGCGCCTGCTCTCTACCCTGCTGATCGCGTTGCAGCAGCGCAACGACCTGAACACCGCCGATGTCGAGGACGTCATCGCCGGCGTCAATACGCAGCAGGGCAAGCAGGGCCTCAATCTTGCCCGGATGGCAACGCTCGACGCAGGCTATGACCAGCGGGTGCCCGGTTTCTCCCTTGATCGATTCTGCGGCTCGGGGCTGACCGCCCTCAACCTCGGCGCGATGGGCATCATGTCCGGGGTTCAGAATGTGGTCATCACCGGTGGCGTCGAATCCATGTCCCATGCTCGAACGCTATCGCGCGAATTCATGATGGATTCCGGCAATCTGGCGCTCCGCAAGCGCATCCCCCAACCCCATCAGGGCATTGCCGCGGACCTGATCGCCACGCTGGAAGGAATCGGCCGGGCCGAACTGGATGCCTTGGCGCTTCTCAGTCAGCAACGGGCGGATATGGCCATTCGCGAGGGGCGCTTTGCCAAAAGCCTGATCCCGGTGCTGAACGATGCCGGTGAAGTGGCGCTCGACAGGGAGCAATATCCGCGCCCGCAGACCACGGCGGAAGCGCTCGCCAAGCTGAAGCCAGCATTCCCTGACTTTTTTGATCGTGTTGTCGACGAGGAAGGCAACAGCTTTGGCTCGCTGCTGCGACTTGCCTATCCAGATGTCGACATCAACTATGTCCATACCGCCGCGACCAGCTCCGGCGTGGTGGATGGAGCAGGCGCGCTGCTGCTGACCTCTCCGGCCTATGCCAGGGCCCATGGCCTCAAACCCCGTGCGCGCATTCGCGCATTGACGACCGTTGGCGACGACCCGACGCTGATGCTCAACGGTCCTGTTCCAGCCACCCGCCAGGCGCTAGCACAGGCTGGCATGGAGATTGGCGACATCGATCTTTTCGAGGTGAACGAAGCCTTTGCCGTCGTTCCTCTCAAATTCATGCGTGACCTCAATGTCGATCAGGACAAGGTGAATGTGAATGGGGGGGCCATGGCGCTTGGCCATCCCATCGGCGCTACCGGTGCGATTCTCGCTGGCACGTTGCTGGATGAGATGGAACGACGGAATCTCTCAACCGGCCTTGCAACGATGTGCGCCGCAGGCGGTCTGGCGCCCGCGACCATTATCGAACGTATCTGA
- a CDS encoding Zn-ribbon domain-containing OB-fold protein — translation MEYKFEQVKIVGGIGADDEFWRGLERGEFCLPTCASCGTWMWPAHFRCGACGAWEMQWNAIEPRGTIFTWTRSWYAFDRVSERTADVPYVSAVVEIPHAGGARVMGIYEGTDEALRIGVDVVGHILPPSEKTKGYPSIVWRPASSGPVA, via the coding sequence ATGGAGTATAAGTTCGAGCAAGTGAAGATCGTGGGCGGAATAGGCGCCGACGACGAATTTTGGCGCGGGCTGGAGCGCGGCGAATTCTGCCTTCCGACATGCGCTTCCTGTGGCACTTGGATGTGGCCGGCGCATTTCCGGTGTGGCGCCTGCGGCGCGTGGGAAATGCAGTGGAACGCGATCGAACCGCGCGGCACCATCTTCACCTGGACACGCAGCTGGTATGCGTTCGACCGGGTGTCCGAACGTACAGCGGACGTACCCTATGTATCGGCAGTGGTGGAAATTCCCCATGCCGGCGGCGCGCGGGTGATGGGCATATATGAAGGCACCGACGAAGCGCTGCGCATTGGCGTCGATGTCGTCGGCCACATCCTGCCCCCATCGGAAAAGACGAAGGGATACCCGTCTATCGTCTGGCGCCCAGCATCATCTGGCCCGGTCGCATGA
- a CDS encoding enoyl-CoA hydratase-related protein codes for MAYDHISVERDGPVTILTLNRPQARNALHPPAHWECHAALNAFEADPDQWVAIITGAGDQSFCAGNDLKFQASGVVPVLPPTGFGGLTSRFTMVKPVIAAVNGYALGGGFEIALACDVLLAAETATFSLPEARIGMAALAGGLHRLPRAIGPRRAMQMIMTCERVSAQQGLDLGFVSEVIGEEGVLAAARRWAAEICKASPLAIQAAKQAMQHGLDRPIADAMVAQWGCQAMRDLRTSEDWLEGPRAFAEKRAPVWKGR; via the coding sequence ATGGCCTATGACCATATTAGCGTCGAGCGGGACGGGCCGGTCACGATCCTCACGCTCAACCGGCCCCAAGCCCGCAATGCGCTGCATCCGCCAGCGCATTGGGAATGCCATGCGGCGCTCAATGCTTTCGAGGCGGACCCCGATCAATGGGTGGCGATCATCACCGGGGCCGGGGATCAGTCCTTCTGCGCTGGCAACGACCTTAAATTCCAGGCGAGCGGTGTCGTGCCGGTGCTGCCGCCAACGGGATTTGGCGGGCTGACCAGTCGTTTCACCATGGTCAAGCCGGTCATCGCGGCGGTGAACGGCTATGCGCTGGGCGGCGGGTTCGAAATCGCTCTGGCCTGCGATGTCTTGCTGGCTGCGGAAACAGCCACGTTCAGCCTGCCCGAAGCGCGGATCGGCATGGCGGCGCTGGCGGGCGGTTTGCACCGGCTGCCCCGGGCCATCGGCCCGCGCCGCGCCATGCAGATGATCATGACGTGCGAGCGGGTGTCCGCCCAACAGGGACTGGATCTGGGCTTCGTCAGCGAAGTTATCGGCGAGGAAGGCGTGCTTGCAGCAGCAAGGCGCTGGGCGGCGGAAATCTGCAAGGCAAGCCCGCTGGCTATCCAGGCCGCCAAGCAGGCGATGCAGCATGGACTGGATCGTCCGATCGCCGACGCCATGGTCGCGCAATGGGGATGCCAGGCGATGCGCGACCTGCGGACGTCGGAAGACTGGCTGGAAGGCCCCCGCGCCTTCGCAGAGAAGCGCGCGCCGGTGTGGAAGGGGCGTTAA
- a CDS encoding SDR family NAD(P)-dependent oxidoreductase, with product MDIGVAGKHAIVCGGSRGISRAAAWRLAKEGARVTLVARTAQTLEEAAHVLARETGAIVDFHAADLTSQQGRAGLLAAVPSCDILVANAGVPQTFEPFGSLDRAAWERWFDAHFFSALDLIYGYVPGMMDRRFGRIVNVSANFIKFPQAGVGHSHAARLALAGAIASLVRDVAPHNVTINSVLPGLVNTEALQTALRGRAEARGVAYQVVEDEVKQRCAAARIADPQEVGDLIAMLAAAQMGYVTGQNIVNDGGAYQGLF from the coding sequence ATGGATATCGGCGTAGCGGGGAAACATGCGATCGTGTGCGGCGGAAGCCGCGGTATCAGCCGGGCGGCGGCGTGGCGGCTGGCCAAGGAGGGCGCCCGTGTGACGCTGGTCGCGCGCACGGCGCAGACGCTTGAGGAAGCGGCGCATGTGCTGGCGCGGGAGACGGGCGCGATCGTCGATTTCCATGCGGCGGATCTCACCAGTCAGCAGGGCCGGGCCGGGCTGCTCGCTGCCGTGCCGTCTTGCGATATATTGGTGGCCAATGCCGGGGTGCCGCAAACATTCGAACCCTTTGGTTCGCTCGACCGGGCCGCGTGGGAACGATGGTTCGATGCCCATTTCTTTTCGGCGCTGGACCTGATCTATGGCTATGTCCCCGGCATGATGGACCGGCGGTTCGGGCGGATCGTCAATGTCTCGGCCAACTTCATCAAGTTTCCGCAGGCGGGCGTCGGCCATTCCCATGCCGCGCGGCTGGCGCTGGCCGGGGCGATCGCGTCGCTGGTGCGGGACGTCGCGCCGCATAATGTCACGATCAACAGCGTCCTTCCGGGCCTGGTGAATACCGAGGCGCTTCAGACCGCCCTGCGGGGACGCGCCGAAGCGCGCGGCGTCGCCTATCAAGTGGTGGAGGATGAAGTGAAACAGCGTTGCGCGGCGGCGCGGATCGCCGACCCGCAGGAGGTCGGCGACCTGATCGCGATGCTCGCCGCCGCCCAGATGGGCTATGTAACCGGCCAGAATATCGTCAATGACGGCGGCGCCTATCAGGGCCTGTTCTGA
- a CDS encoding SDR family NAD(P)-dependent oxidoreductase: MIVSGCSAVVTGGASGLGEATARALAAAGVKVALFDLNRERGEAVAAEIGGLMCEVDITSDQSVAAGFAKARAAHGQERILINCAGRGNSFKTASRNRETGAIETFPMDGFEKVILLNIVGTFRCITQAAAGMMTLDPLEDGERGVIVNTASVAAEDGQMGQAAYASSKAAIVGLTLPVARDLMREGIRVNAILPGIFDTPLFATAKPQVKEALAANVPFPKRLGSPAEYASLALEMCRNSYFNGEDVRLDGALRMGPR; this comes from the coding sequence ATGATAGTTTCGGGATGTTCCGCCGTCGTGACCGGCGGGGCCAGCGGCCTGGGCGAAGCGACGGCGCGCGCATTGGCGGCAGCAGGCGTCAAGGTCGCCCTGTTCGACCTTAACCGGGAGCGTGGCGAGGCGGTCGCGGCAGAGATTGGCGGCCTGATGTGCGAAGTCGACATCACCAGCGACCAGTCGGTCGCCGCAGGCTTTGCAAAGGCGCGCGCCGCCCATGGGCAGGAACGCATCCTCATCAATTGCGCGGGACGTGGCAATTCGTTCAAGACCGCATCGCGCAATCGGGAAACCGGCGCGATCGAAACCTTCCCGATGGACGGTTTCGAAAAGGTCATCCTGCTGAACATCGTCGGCACCTTCCGCTGCATCACGCAGGCGGCGGCGGGCATGATGACCCTTGATCCGCTGGAAGATGGCGAGCGCGGCGTCATCGTCAACACCGCTTCCGTCGCGGCGGAGGATGGCCAGATGGGCCAGGCCGCCTATGCCTCGTCCAAGGCGGCGATCGTCGGTCTGACCCTGCCGGTCGCGCGCGACCTGATGCGCGAGGGGATTCGTGTCAACGCGATCCTGCCGGGCATTTTCGATACCCCCTTGTTCGCCACCGCCAAGCCGCAGGTGAAGGAAGCGCTGGCCGCCAACGTTCCCTTTCCCAAGCGTCTGGGCAGCCCGGCGGAATATGCCAGCCTAGCGCTGGAAATGTGCCGCAACAGCTATTTCAATGGCGAGGATGTCCGCCTTGACGGAGCATTGCGCATGGGGCCGCGCTGA
- a CDS encoding IclR family transcriptional regulator domain-containing protein, with translation MVAKIAKAGADVQEASLPEGRYLQNVDRMGGFAKGLAVIEAFGQGRNTLTIAEVARLSSLDRASARRCLLTLVEARYATTDGRYFELTPRILRLGHSYLAASLPRLIQPTLDQLSDTLHESCSAAVLDAHEVVYIARAAHHRIMGPGLHAGSRLPAFCTSLGRVMLAALPIDQAKAILTNSERPAITDHTLTKVSDIMAELKRVRENGYSIIDQEMEIGSRSIAVPIANFSGQTVAAITVGVHAVRAEIDRLREEILPALLDARAQLGAILP, from the coding sequence GTGGTAGCCAAGATCGCCAAGGCAGGGGCAGACGTGCAGGAAGCAAGTCTGCCGGAAGGTCGTTATCTGCAAAATGTCGATCGCATGGGCGGCTTTGCCAAAGGGCTGGCCGTGATCGAAGCCTTTGGTCAGGGGCGCAATACGCTGACGATCGCGGAGGTGGCGCGCCTCAGCAGCCTTGACCGGGCGTCGGCGCGCCGGTGTCTGCTGACGCTGGTAGAAGCGCGCTATGCCACGACCGATGGCCGTTATTTCGAACTGACGCCGCGCATCCTGCGGCTGGGGCATTCCTATCTGGCCGCTTCCCTACCCAGGCTGATCCAGCCGACCCTCGATCAACTTTCCGACACGCTGCACGAATCCTGTTCGGCGGCCGTGCTTGACGCGCATGAGGTCGTTTACATCGCGCGCGCGGCACATCATCGCATCATGGGGCCCGGATTGCATGCGGGCAGTCGGTTGCCGGCCTTCTGCACGTCGCTTGGCCGCGTCATGCTCGCAGCATTGCCGATCGATCAGGCAAAGGCGATCCTGACGAACAGCGAGCGTCCCGCGATAACCGACCACACACTGACCAAGGTGTCGGACATCATGGCCGAACTGAAGCGTGTGCGCGAAAATGGCTATTCGATCATTGACCAGGAAATGGAGATAGGATCGCGCTCCATCGCCGTGCCGATTGCCAATTTCTCTGGCCAGACCGTCGCCGCGATAACGGTGGGCGTTCATGCCGTGAGGGCGGAGATTGATCGCCTGCGCGAGGAAATCCTGCCGGCCCTGCTGGATGCGCGGGCGCAACTGGGCGCGATCCTGCCGTAA